Proteins from one Megalops cyprinoides isolate fMegCyp1 chromosome 11, fMegCyp1.pri, whole genome shotgun sequence genomic window:
- the LOC118785627 gene encoding isocitrate dehydrogenase [NADP] cytoplasmic-like — translation MSPKKIQAGPVVEMQGDEMTRVIWDLIKEKLIFPYLDLELHSYDLGMENRDATDDRVTVEAAEAVRRYNVGIKCATITPDEKRVEEFKLKQMWKSPNGTIRNILGGTVFREAIICNNIPRLVPGWVKPIIIGRHAHGDQYKATDFVVPGPGRVEMKYTPKSGEPIMFVVHDFEGTGGVALGMYNTDKSIRDFAHSSFQMGLAKGWPMYLSTKNTILKKYDGRFKDIFQEIYEKEYQAQYEAKGIWYEHRLIDDMVAQAMKSEGGFIWACKNYDGDVQSDSVAQGYGSLGMMTSVLVCPDGRTVEAEAAHGTVTRHYRQHQQGKETSTNPIASIFAWTRGLAHRAKLDNNTELRVFAESLEAVCIETIEAGFMTKDLAACIKGLPNVQRSDYLNTFEFLDKLAENLTIKLSSQPKL, via the exons CTACGACCTTGGCATGGAGAACCGCGATGCCACGGATGACCGGGTGACGGTGGAGGCGGCCGAGGCGGTGCGGCGCTACAACGTGGGCATCAAGTGCGCCACCATCACGCCCGACGAGAAGCGCGTGGAGGAGTTCAAGCTGAAGCAGATGTGGAAGTCCCCCAACGGCACCATCCGCAACATCCTGGGCGGCACTGTTTTCCGTGAGGCCATCATCTGCAACAACATCCCCCGCCTGGTGCCCGGCTGGGTCAAGCCCATCATCATCGGCCGCCACGCCCACGGGGACCAG TACAAGGCCACAGATTTTGTGGTGCCTGGGCCAGGACGTGTGGAGATGAAGTACACCCCCAAGAGTGGGGAGCCTATCATGTTTGTGGTCCATGACTTTGAAG GCACAGGGGGTGTGGCCCTGGGCATGTACAACACAGACAAGTCCATCCGGGACTTTGCCCACAGCTCCTTCCAGATGGGCCTGGCTAAGGGCTGGCCCATGTACCTCAGCACCAAGAACACCATCCTCAAGAAGTATGATGGCCGCTTCAAGGACATCTTCCAGGAGATCTATGAAAA GGAATATCAGGCACAGTACGAGGCCAAGGGCATCTGGTACGAGCACCGCCTGATCGACGACATGGTAGCCCAGGCCATGAAATCTGAGGGGGGCTTCATCTGGGCCTGCAAGAACTATGATGGGGACGTGCAGTCTGACTCCGTGGCGCAGG GGTACGGCTCTCTGGGCATGATGACCAGCGTGCTGGTCTGTCCTGACGGCCGGACGGTGGAGGCCGAAGCCGCTCATGGCACAGTGACTCGACACTATCGGCAGCACCAGCAGGGCAAGGAGACCTCCACCAATCCCATCG CCTCCATCTTTGCGTGGACACGTGGGCTGGCCCACCGGGCAAAGCTGGACAACAACACGGAGCTGCGGGTCTTTGCCGAATCACTGGAGGCTGTCTGTATCGAGACCATCGAGGCGGGCTTCATGACGAAGGACCTGGCTGCCTGCATCAAGGGCTTACCCAA cGTCCAGCGCTCAGATTACCTGAATACCTTCGAGTTCCTGGACAAGCTGGCGGAGAACCTGACGATCAAGCTGTCGAGCCAGCCCAAACTCTga
- the LOC118785779 gene encoding cyclin-Y-like protein 1 produces MGNTVSCCMSPGGSPKLPRQPDLVEDYQVNTDLSEDTGPYLQHISDREVPDDLALESNPSDHARASTIFLSKSQTDVRDKRKSNHINHFSPGPLSKKYSSCSTIFIDDSTVSQPNLKSTIKCVTLAIYYHIKNRDSNRSLDIFDEKIHPLSRDHVPDDYSRTDPEHKVIYRFVRTLFSAAQLTAECAIVTLVYLERLLTYAELDVCPCNWKRMVLGAILLASKVWDDQAVWNVDYCQILKDITVEDMNEMERHFLELLQFNINVPASVYAKYYFDLRSLADDNNLSFPLEPLSNERAQRLEAISRLCEDKYRDLTKVCMRRSLSADNLQSFRRSQAVLS; encoded by the exons ATGGGGAACACGGTATCGTGCTGCATGTCTCCGGGCGGGAGCCCAAAGCTCCCGAGGCAACCAGACCTTGTGGAGGATTATCAAGTCAACACCGATCTGAGCGAGGACACCGGGCCGTACCTGCAGCACATCAGCGACAGAGAGGTGCCAGACG ATCTGGCTCTGGAGTCCAATCCCTCGGACCATGCCCGGGCCAGCACCATCTTCCTCAGCAAGTCTCAGACAGATG tgcgGGACAAAAGGAAAAGTAATCACATAAACCAT TTTTCTCCCGGCCCCCTTTCCAAGAAATACAGCTCCTGCTCCACCATATTCATCGACGACAGCACAGTCAGCCAGCCCAACTTAAAGAGCACAATCAAGTG tGTTACATTAGCAATATATTACCACATAAAAAACAG GGACTCCAACAGATCGCTGGACATTTTCGACGAGAAGATTCACCCCTTGTCG AGAGATCACGTCCCCGATGACTACTCCAGGACGGACCCCGAGCACAAAGTCATTTACCGGTTTGTCCGCACGCTCTTCAGCGCCGCGCAGCTCACAGCTGAATGCGCCATCGTCACCTTG gtGTACCTGGAGCGGCTTCTCACCTACGCGGAGCTGGACGTCTGCCCCTGTAACTGGAAGCGCATGGTGCTGGGCGCCATCCTGCTGGCCTCCAAGGTGTGGGACGACCAGGCGGTGTGGAATGTGGACTACTGCCAGATCCTCAAGGACATCACTGTGGAGGACAT GAACGAGATGGAGAGACAtttcctggagctgctgcaaTTCAATATTAACGTCCCGGCCAGCGTCTATGCCAAGTACTACTTTGACCTGCGCTCGCTGGCTGACGACAACAACCTGAGCTTCCCCCTAGAGCCACTTAGCAACGAGCGTGCCCAGAGACTGGAG GCCATCTCCAGACTGTGTGAGGACAAGTACAGAGACCTGACCAAGGTGTGCATGAGGCGCTCCCTCAGCGCAGACAACCTGCAGAGCTTCCGCCGCTCACAAGCTGTGCTGTCATAG
- the LOC118786062 gene encoding cyclic AMP-responsive element-binding protein 1-like — MTMESAAESQQGADTAVSETDSQQIAQAQIASLAQVSMAAAHATSASPTVTLVQLPNGQTVQVHGVIQAAQPSVIQSPQVQTVQISTIAESEDSQESVDSVTDSQKRREILSRRPSYRKILNDLSSDAPGVPRIEEEKSEEDSAPAITTVTVPTPIYQTSSGQYIAITQGGAIQLASNGTDGVQGLQTLTMTNAAAAQPSTTILQYAQTSDGQQILVPSNQVVVQAASGDVQAYQIRTAPTSTIAPGVVMASSSTLPSQGGAEEATRKREVRLMKNREAARECRRKKKEYVKCLENRVAVLENQNKTLIEELKALKDLYCHKSE, encoded by the exons ATGACCATGGAATCAGCTGCCGAGTCACAGCAGGGTGCGgacactgctgtctctgagaCCGATAGCCAGCAGATTGCACAAGCGCAGATCGCCAGCCTGGCACAG GTCTCCATGGCGGCTGCACATGCCACCTCAGCCAGCCCCACTGTCACCCTCGTCCAGCTACCCAACGGTCAAACGGTGCAAGTGCATGGGGTCATCCAGGCGGCCCAGCCCTCAGTCATTCAGTCCCCCCAGGTGCAAACCGTACAG ATCTCCACAATCGCAGAGAGCGAGGACTCTCAGGAGTCAGTGGACAGTGTGACGGACTCCCAGAAGCGTAGGGAGATCCTGTCCAGACGCCCCTCCTACAG GAAGATCCTGAATGACCTGTCGTCAGATGCACCTGGTGTCCCGCGCATAGAGGAGGAGAAATCTGAGGAGGACTCCGCACCAGCCATCACTACCGTTACCGTGCCAACGCCCATCTATCAGACCAGCAGTGGCCAGTACA TCGCCATCACCCAGGGAGGGGCGATCCAGCTGGCCAGCAACGGCACAGACGGGGTGCAGGGCCTGCAGACGCTGACCATGACCAACGCTGCCGCTGCGCAGCCCAGCACCACCATCCTGCAGTATGCCCAGACCAGCGACGGCCAGCAGATCCTGGTGCCCAGCAACCAGGTGGTGGTGCAAG CCGCCTCCGGGGACGTCCAGGCCTACCAGATCCGCACAGCCCCCACCAGCACCATCGCCCCCGGGGTGGTCATGGCGTCGTCCTCCACCCTGCCCAGTCAGGGAGGAGCCGAGGAGGCCACCCGCAAACGGGAGGTTCGGCTGATGAAGAACAG GGAGGCAGCACGTGAGTGTCGCCGGAAGAAGAAGGAGTATGTCAAATGCCTGGAGAACCGTGTGGCCGTGCTGGAGAACCAGAACAAAACCCTCATTGAGGAACTGAAAGCACTTAAAGACCTGTACTGCCATAAATCTGAGTAA